A single Leptolyngbya sp. 'hensonii' DNA region contains:
- a CDS encoding AEC family transporter, protein MTEALLHAYTPLLLWTGLGLLLCGFLPPSFARLLGRVLYWVGVPLQILALARHMDFSIQVGLAPGVVMLALGLACCLAWLGLQANRCLASETESLVLYDRSHRGSFVLASILGNTGFVGLAMVPSLVNGAALTWAVLYSIINNVLGTYGLGVFIASYYGRPSGGHHWWLQIRDVLTVPSLWAFVLGISTQAIVFPDGIEKGLNIGLAIVIAGALLLMGLRLRQLRGVQSFRVALMPVVLKIVVLPVLIGLILTLLGIESQTRLAVVLMAGMPCAFANLILAEEYDLDREIVASSVVLSTIGILGTIPLWLFLFS, encoded by the coding sequence ATGACTGAAGCCCTCCTGCATGCCTATACGCCTCTGCTCCTCTGGACGGGATTGGGTCTGCTTCTCTGTGGCTTTTTACCCCCCTCTTTTGCCCGCCTTCTGGGTCGGGTTCTTTACTGGGTTGGTGTTCCTTTACAAATTTTGGCCCTAGCCCGTCACATGGATTTTTCTATCCAGGTGGGGCTGGCTCCAGGGGTCGTCATGTTGGCTCTGGGATTAGCTTGTTGTCTGGCTTGGCTCGGCTTGCAGGCAAATCGTTGTTTGGCTTCTGAGACCGAGTCTCTGGTTCTTTACGATCGTTCCCACCGGGGTAGCTTTGTGCTGGCTTCCATTCTGGGGAATACCGGCTTTGTCGGCCTAGCGATGGTTCCTTCCCTGGTGAATGGTGCTGCCCTGACCTGGGCTGTGCTTTACAGCATTATTAATAATGTTTTGGGGACGTATGGCTTAGGGGTGTTTATTGCCAGCTATTATGGGAGACCTTCTGGGGGTCACCACTGGTGGCTGCAGATTCGAGATGTGCTGACAGTGCCGTCTCTCTGGGCTTTTGTTCTGGGGATTTCCACCCAGGCGATTGTGTTTCCAGACGGGATAGAGAAGGGGCTGAACATAGGTCTGGCCATTGTCATTGCAGGTGCACTTCTTTTGATGGGCCTGAGGTTGCGTCAACTCAGGGGTGTCCAGAGTTTTCGAGTCGCTCTAATGCCTGTGGTTTTGAAAATTGTGGTCTTGCCTGTACTGATTGGTCTGATCTTGACCCTGCTGGGGATAGAATCGCAGACCCGACTAGCTGTGGTCTTGATGGCGGGAATGCCCTGTGCTTTTGCCAATTTAATTTTGGCTGAAGAGTATGACCTGGATCGGGAGATTGTTGCCAGTAGTGTGGTGCTGTCTACCATAGGAATTTTGGGAACGATTCCGCTCTGGCTATTCCTGTTTAGTTAA
- a CDS encoding IMS domain-containing protein, with the protein MRVPLDYYRILGLPLQATVEQIRQAHHDRLLQLPRRGYSEAAIAARKQLIDEAYTVLFDPEKRQTYNAAILGKAYQPEFGAPELTYADRSRPQDSEGAGGAIDTLSVQEPSLSLPQFSVQTPAAAVPTLALQPLSLEIDTELLIGALMILLELGQYEQVLSLAQPCLGVRGFNLNTLQVGEPSIAQVDIVLTVALAYLEMGREQWHQGQYENAAVALDAGQELLLREGVFATLRGEIQADLYKLRPYRVLELLALPDEQMGARRHGMKLLCDMLQERGGIDGTGKDQSGLTIDDFLRFIQQLRSYLTAAEQQILFEEEARRPSAVATYLAVYALIARGFVEFQPALIRRAKAMLNRLSSRQDVYLEQSVCALLLGQTQEASRALESSSEDEALLFIEENSQGSPDLLPGLCLYSERWLQEEVFPHFRDLANRRAVLKEYFADSQVQAYLEELPVEMESTHEWEVVRTERAAVGKPTAGPVGAEVGMKPLNGWKPTTSGAYKASAGTVSASTYREAPSLRVDEMAAAGPKSSAVKTAERETVLPETTARRSSAGGRAAGGSRSRSATPAKGPLPDRNGVKSSERSHTGGLGSGLDSHQQGLGEGARRNYPASSTAGRSGASVFLPWVLGLLLLVGVGAVTLRVYQYLTQGNSESALPDLQKDQPMVGLNRPLIEIPEPDTRAIWKGPLDKKSAELIIQAWLNAKAIALGPNHDGSKLKEVLTDPVLSKFQKLSEESKREDWYRQYKYRLSVDAVKVNQANPESAEVEASVNETAELFEGGVLNQAASADWDLKVRYELVRRNGEWRIRDIVVLR; encoded by the coding sequence GTGCGAGTTCCGCTCGATTACTACCGAATTCTAGGGCTACCGCTTCAGGCCACTGTCGAACAGATCCGACAGGCCCATCACGATCGCCTGCTGCAATTGCCTCGTCGAGGCTATTCAGAGGCAGCCATTGCTGCCCGCAAGCAGTTGATCGACGAAGCCTATACGGTTCTTTTTGACCCAGAGAAACGGCAGACCTATAACGCCGCCATTCTGGGCAAAGCCTATCAGCCTGAATTTGGAGCGCCTGAACTGACTTATGCCGATCGTTCCCGTCCCCAAGACTCTGAGGGGGCTGGGGGAGCGATTGATACATTGTCCGTTCAGGAACCTTCTCTCTCCCTGCCACAATTCTCTGTGCAAACGCCAGCGGCGGCGGTTCCAACTCTAGCTCTGCAACCCCTCAGTCTTGAGATCGACACCGAGCTATTGATTGGAGCCCTGATGATCCTGCTGGAGCTGGGTCAGTATGAACAAGTTTTGTCCCTGGCGCAGCCTTGCCTGGGTGTTCGAGGCTTTAACCTGAATACGTTGCAGGTTGGGGAACCTAGCATTGCCCAGGTTGATATCGTCCTGACCGTTGCCCTGGCTTATCTGGAAATGGGCCGGGAACAGTGGCATCAGGGGCAGTATGAAAATGCGGCGGTTGCGCTGGATGCAGGTCAGGAGCTCTTGCTCCGGGAAGGGGTCTTTGCCACCCTGCGGGGTGAGATTCAGGCAGATTTATATAAGCTGCGTCCTTATCGGGTCCTAGAGTTACTAGCCCTGCCCGATGAGCAGATGGGTGCCCGACGGCATGGGATGAAACTGCTCTGTGACATGCTGCAGGAGCGGGGTGGGATTGATGGAACGGGCAAAGATCAATCTGGCCTGACGATCGATGATTTTCTCCGCTTTATTCAGCAATTGAGGAGTTACCTGACTGCGGCTGAGCAGCAAATTTTGTTTGAAGAAGAAGCCCGTCGCCCTTCAGCTGTGGCTACTTACCTGGCTGTTTATGCTCTGATTGCGAGAGGGTTTGTCGAATTTCAGCCTGCGCTAATTCGGCGGGCTAAGGCGATGCTAAACCGGCTCAGCAGTCGCCAAGATGTTTATCTGGAGCAGTCTGTCTGTGCTTTGCTCTTGGGGCAAACCCAGGAGGCGAGTCGGGCGCTGGAATCCAGCAGTGAGGATGAAGCCCTCTTGTTTATTGAGGAAAATTCCCAGGGTTCACCTGACTTGTTGCCAGGCCTCTGTCTCTATAGCGAACGATGGCTTCAGGAAGAGGTGTTTCCCCATTTCCGGGATCTGGCTAACCGCCGGGCAGTCCTCAAGGAATATTTTGCAGATTCCCAGGTTCAGGCTTATCTCGAAGAGTTGCCTGTAGAGATGGAGTCCACCCACGAATGGGAAGTGGTGCGGACAGAGCGGGCTGCTGTGGGAAAACCGACAGCAGGGCCTGTGGGTGCTGAAGTGGGGATGAAACCGCTAAATGGTTGGAAGCCAACCACCTCAGGAGCTTATAAAGCTTCTGCCGGAACTGTCTCGGCTTCAACCTATCGGGAGGCTCCCTCCCTGCGGGTCGATGAGATGGCTGCAGCAGGGCCAAAATCTTCTGCGGTGAAAACAGCGGAACGGGAGACAGTGTTGCCGGAAACGACAGCCCGCCGTTCTTCTGCTGGGGGCAGAGCAGCAGGCGGATCTCGATCGCGGTCTGCCACTCCCGCTAAAGGACCATTGCCCGATCGCAATGGGGTGAAATCGTCGGAACGATCCCATACTGGCGGTCTGGGTAGTGGCCTGGATTCTCATCAACAGGGGCTTGGAGAAGGAGCTCGTCGGAATTATCCTGCTTCCTCCACTGCAGGGAGGAGCGGTGCTTCTGTGTTTCTTCCTTGGGTGCTGGGCCTATTACTCCTGGTTGGCGTTGGGGCAGTTACCCTCAGGGTCTATCAGTATCTGACTCAGGGGAATTCAGAGAGTGCGTTGCCTGATCTCCAGAAAGACCAACCTATGGTTGGGTTGAACCGGCCCTTGATAGAAATTCCGGAGCCAGATACCCGTGCCATTTGGAAGGGGCCTCTCGACAAAAAAAGTGCTGAACTGATTATTCAAGCTTGGTTGAATGCTAAAGCGATTGCGCTTGGACCCAATCATGATGGAAGTAAGTTGAAAGAGGTGCTCACCGATCCCGTACTTTCCAAGTTTCAAAAGCTCTCGGAAGAATCCAAGCGGGAAGACTGGTATCGACAGTACAAGTATCGTTTGAGCGTTGATGCGGTGAAGGTGAACCAGGCCAATCCAGAGTCTGCTGAAGTAGAAGCTTCAGTGAATGAAACTGCTGAGTTGTTTGAAGGGGGTGTCCTGAATCAGGCAGCTTCAGCAGATTGGGATTTGAAGGTCCGATATGAGCTGGTGCGCCGTAATGGAGAGTGGCGGATTCGAGATATAGTGGTTTTGAGGTAA
- the corA gene encoding magnesium/cobalt transporter CorA, which produces MAEKPSPSTTGYEPESSYPGYTSPAIRFGADVSNDGDDEESYVDYYYDEPGALPGTLFIERDAPPPVIVLIDYNEDKATRIQIEAPEECAAYLDTMSVSWVDVKGLGSEDVLNRLGKVFNLHPLVLEDVVNVPQRPKVEEYEDQLLIISRMVNVVPHRQSFVSEQVSFILSRHYLLTVQEEPKYDSFGPVRERIRTNKGLVRKMGADYLAYALIDSIIDGFFPVLETYGEQLEELEDEVVANPSRQTLEKVHELKRELLTLRRAIWPQRDAINSLIRDGNPLISEEVRIYLRDCYDHTVQVLDMVETYRELASSLMDIYLSSVSNKMNEIMKLLTVISSIFIPLTFIAGIYGMNFNTEASSWNMPELNWSFGYAACLVMMLLISGGMVFFFWKRGWFENFSTVRKDS; this is translated from the coding sequence ATGGCAGAGAAACCTTCTCCTTCCACAACAGGCTATGAGCCAGAGAGTAGCTACCCCGGATACACCAGTCCGGCCATCCGCTTTGGCGCGGATGTCTCCAATGATGGGGATGATGAAGAATCCTATGTGGACTATTACTATGACGAACCTGGTGCATTACCGGGCACCCTCTTCATTGAGAGGGATGCGCCACCACCAGTTATTGTCCTGATTGACTACAACGAGGATAAGGCAACGCGCATCCAGATTGAAGCTCCTGAAGAGTGCGCAGCTTACCTGGATACCATGTCTGTGTCCTGGGTGGATGTCAAAGGACTGGGAAGCGAAGATGTTTTGAATCGCCTGGGCAAAGTGTTTAACCTGCATCCTCTGGTGCTGGAAGATGTGGTTAATGTTCCCCAACGGCCCAAGGTTGAGGAATACGAAGACCAGTTGCTGATTATCAGCCGCATGGTCAATGTCGTTCCCCATCGTCAGAGTTTTGTCAGCGAACAGGTCAGCTTTATTCTGAGCCGACACTATCTCCTGACCGTACAGGAAGAGCCTAAATATGACTCCTTTGGCCCAGTGAGAGAGCGCATCCGGACGAATAAGGGGCTGGTCCGGAAAATGGGGGCGGACTATCTGGCCTATGCCCTGATCGATTCTATTATCGATGGCTTTTTCCCGGTATTGGAGACCTATGGGGAACAGTTGGAAGAACTGGAAGATGAGGTCGTGGCTAACCCGTCTCGCCAGACCCTGGAGAAAGTTCATGAATTGAAGCGGGAATTGCTTACCCTGCGGCGGGCTATTTGGCCTCAGCGGGATGCCATCAATTCCCTGATTCGAGATGGTAACCCCCTGATTAGCGAGGAGGTCCGCATCTACCTGCGAGACTGCTACGACCACACGGTTCAGGTGCTGGACATGGTAGAAACTTACCGAGAACTAGCTTCTAGCTTGATGGATATCTATCTTTCTTCCGTCAGCAACAAGATGAATGAAATTATGAAACTGCTAACGGTCATCTCCTCAATCTTTATTCCTCTGACTTTTATTGCTGGGATTTACGGCATGAACTTTAATACAGAGGCTTCTTCCTGGAATATGCCAGAGCTAAACTGGTCATTTGGCTATGCGGCCTGTCTTGTCATGATGCTCCTCATTTCTGGGGGGATGGTCTTTTTCTTCTGGAAGCGAGGCTGGTTTGAGAACTTCTCTACGGTTAGAAAGGATTCTTAA
- the groL gene encoding chaperonin GroEL (60 kDa chaperone family; promotes refolding of misfolded polypeptides especially under stressful conditions; forms two stacked rings of heptamers to form a barrel-shaped 14mer; ends can be capped by GroES; misfolded proteins enter the barrel where they are refolded when GroES binds): MAKIVVFNEESRRALERGVNALADAVRVTLGPKGRNVLLEKKYGAPQIVNDGITIAKEIELEDPLENTGAQLIREVASKTKDLAGDGTTTATVLAQAMIREGMRNVAAGSNPVSLRRGMEKAIAHLANQIKAVAKPIEGKAIAQVATVSSGNDEEIGAMIAEAMDKVGKDGVITVEESKSLSTEMDLVEGMQIDRGYISPYFVTDAERMTVEYENVRILIVDKKIGSIQELIPTLEKIARAGQPLLIIAEDVEGEALATLVVNRMRGVLSVAAAKAPGFGERRKAMLQDIAVLTGGQVISEDIGLSLDAVSLEMLGSARKVSMTKDATTIVAEAGERQKADLEKRVAQIRQELDRTDSEYDKEKLQERLAKLAGGVAVIKVGAATETELKDRKLRIEDALNATKAAVEEGIVAGGGTTLIHLIPKLEELKATLTTDEKIGIDIVIRSLDAPLKQIADNSGVEGSVVVEKVRGLDFNVGYNALTDAYEDLFAAGIVDPAKVVRSALQDAGSIASMVLTTEALVVEKPEKKPAGGAPDMGGMGGMGGMGGMGGMGGMGGMM, encoded by the coding sequence ATGGCAAAAATTGTTGTCTTCAACGAAGAATCACGTAGAGCCCTGGAACGGGGTGTGAATGCCCTGGCGGATGCAGTCCGAGTTACCCTGGGTCCCAAGGGGCGGAATGTCCTGCTGGAGAAAAAGTATGGTGCTCCCCAAATCGTCAATGATGGGATCACAATTGCTAAGGAAATTGAACTGGAAGACCCTCTGGAGAATACTGGGGCCCAGCTGATTCGAGAAGTTGCCTCTAAGACCAAAGACCTGGCTGGGGATGGCACAACAACGGCTACCGTGCTGGCGCAGGCCATGATTCGGGAGGGGATGCGCAATGTGGCGGCTGGGTCTAACCCGGTGAGTCTACGGCGAGGCATGGAGAAGGCGATCGCGCACCTAGCGAATCAGATCAAGGCTGTAGCCAAGCCGATTGAAGGCAAGGCGATCGCGCAGGTGGCGACGGTTTCTTCTGGCAATGATGAAGAAATCGGAGCCATGATTGCCGAAGCCATGGATAAGGTTGGTAAGGATGGGGTCATTACTGTCGAGGAATCCAAGTCCCTTTCGACGGAGATGGATCTGGTGGAAGGGATGCAGATCGATCGGGGTTATATCTCCCCCTATTTCGTTACGGATGCAGAACGGATGACGGTAGAGTACGAAAACGTTCGCATTCTGATCGTGGATAAGAAGATTGGGTCGATTCAAGAGTTGATCCCCACCCTGGAGAAAATTGCCCGCGCGGGTCAACCACTGCTGATCATTGCCGAGGATGTGGAAGGGGAAGCCCTGGCTACCCTGGTGGTGAACCGGATGCGAGGGGTTTTGAGTGTGGCAGCGGCGAAGGCCCCCGGTTTTGGGGAGCGTCGCAAGGCCATGCTGCAGGATATTGCCGTGCTGACGGGAGGACAGGTCATTTCTGAGGACATTGGTCTGAGCCTGGATGCAGTTTCTCTGGAGATGCTGGGGAGTGCCCGCAAAGTCAGCATGACGAAAGATGCTACGACGATCGTGGCTGAAGCCGGTGAGCGGCAGAAAGCTGACCTGGAAAAACGGGTAGCCCAGATTCGCCAGGAACTGGATCGGACCGACTCCGAGTATGACAAGGAAAAATTGCAGGAGCGGCTGGCCAAGCTGGCTGGTGGTGTGGCCGTGATCAAGGTGGGTGCGGCGACGGAAACGGAGCTGAAGGATCGGAAGCTGCGGATTGAAGATGCGCTGAACGCAACTAAAGCAGCTGTGGAAGAGGGGATTGTGGCTGGGGGCGGAACGACCCTGATTCACCTGATTCCGAAGCTGGAAGAACTCAAAGCCACGCTGACGACCGATGAGAAAATTGGGATAGATATTGTAATTCGCTCTCTGGACGCTCCTCTCAAGCAAATTGCTGATAATTCCGGTGTGGAAGGATCGGTCGTGGTTGAGAAGGTTCGTGGCCTGGATTTCAATGTCGGGTATAACGCCCTGACGGATGCTTACGAAGACCTGTTTGCTGCCGGTATTGTGGATCCTGCGAAGGTTGTCCGATCGGCGCTGCAGGATGCTGGTTCGATCGCCAGTATGGTGCTTACGACAGAAGCACTGGTGGTAGAAAAGCCCGAGAAGAAGCCTGCTGGTGGTGCTCCCGATATGGGTGGCATGGGTGGCATGGGCGGCATGGGCGGCATGGGCGGCATGGGTGGCATGGGCGGCATGATGTAA
- a CDS encoding TetR/AcrR family transcriptional regulator, with protein sequence MTKDHQDMTRSGNPIPNPEAASDKAEQVLIGAMQEFLKHGYAATSMDRVASAAGVSKATVYSHFQDKEGLFNALIKRLAEKKFAQVYGEQPLQGEPQFLLRQLAKKALDELQTDPEHLAFVRLVIGESGRFPQLAQTFVQNLAKPGIETMAHYLAAHPELNLPDPEAIARILVGSVVYFEMLQEMLHGKEILPMESDRLINALEYLLLGRCSPESTKSVI encoded by the coding sequence ATGACTAAAGACCATCAAGACATGACTCGATCGGGCAACCCGATACCCAATCCAGAGGCTGCTTCTGACAAGGCAGAGCAGGTGTTGATAGGGGCAATGCAGGAATTCCTCAAACATGGGTATGCCGCCACCAGTATGGATCGGGTGGCCAGTGCTGCCGGTGTCTCGAAAGCAACGGTCTATAGCCATTTCCAGGATAAGGAAGGGCTATTTAATGCCCTGATCAAACGCCTAGCTGAGAAAAAGTTTGCCCAGGTCTATGGTGAACAACCCCTGCAGGGGGAGCCTCAGTTCCTGCTGCGACAACTGGCGAAAAAGGCCCTGGACGAGTTGCAGACGGATCCAGAACATCTGGCCTTTGTCCGCCTGGTGATTGGGGAGTCGGGCCGGTTTCCTCAACTGGCCCAGACTTTTGTGCAGAACCTGGCCAAACCGGGGATTGAGACGATGGCCCATTACCTGGCAGCCCATCCGGAACTGAATCTGCCTGATCCGGAAGCGATCGCCCGGATTCTGGTGGGGTCAGTGGTTTACTTTGAGATGCTGCAGGAGATGCTGCATGGCAAAGAGATCCTACCGATGGAGAGCGATCGCCTGATCAATGCCCTGGAATATCTGCTTCTGGGCCGCTGCTCCCCGGAATCTACAAAATCAGTGATCTGA
- a CDS encoding ABC exporter membrane fusion protein, with protein sequence MTHDVTDKVLSPFNFALRPSITVATLAAILVGGGSLYTIWQLRSAQGTTRNPVQVTAPARTVTALGRLEPQGEVIKLSAPTSSEGNRVEQLLVREGDTVKAEQVIAVLDSRDRLQASLEQAEEQVRIAEANLARVRAGAKRGEIQAQQATIARIAVERKGDINAQIATVNRLQAELRNAEVENTRYLDLYREGAISASQRDSKQLALQTTQERLQEAQATLERTRLAQIEQLSEAQATLDRIAEVRPVDVSTSEAELGYAQASLRRAEANLKQAYVRSPQAGQVLKIHTRSGELVSPDGIVEIGQTHRMVAVAEVYESDVAQVRRGQRVRVTSDATTGELHGTVERIGLRVLRQNVINTDPSANVDARVVEVRVTLDEASSRKVAGLTNLQVKVVIEQ encoded by the coding sequence ATGACCCATGATGTGACAGATAAGGTTTTGTCTCCCTTCAACTTTGCGCTCCGTCCCTCGATCACCGTGGCTACTCTGGCTGCAATTCTGGTGGGAGGGGGTAGCCTCTATACCATCTGGCAGTTGCGGAGCGCCCAGGGAACAACCCGGAACCCAGTTCAGGTCACAGCCCCGGCACGCACCGTCACAGCCCTGGGCCGATTGGAACCCCAGGGCGAAGTCATCAAGCTCTCTGCCCCAACATCCAGCGAAGGGAACCGGGTCGAGCAACTCCTGGTGCGGGAAGGCGATACCGTCAAAGCGGAGCAGGTGATCGCCGTTCTGGATAGCCGCGATCGGCTGCAGGCATCCCTGGAACAGGCCGAGGAACAGGTGCGGATCGCCGAGGCCAATCTGGCCCGGGTGCGGGCTGGGGCCAAGCGAGGCGAAATTCAGGCCCAGCAAGCCACGATCGCCCGCATCGCCGTCGAACGCAAGGGAGATATCAACGCCCAGATCGCCACCGTTAATCGGCTCCAGGCAGAACTTCGCAATGCTGAAGTCGAGAATACCCGCTACCTAGACCTGTATCGGGAAGGAGCCATTTCCGCATCCCAGCGAGATAGCAAACAATTGGCCCTGCAAACGACCCAGGAACGTCTACAGGAAGCCCAGGCTACCCTGGAGCGCACCCGATTGGCCCAGATCGAGCAACTGAGTGAAGCCCAAGCAACCCTGGACCGGATTGCCGAAGTCCGTCCCGTGGATGTATCTACCTCTGAGGCCGAATTGGGTTATGCCCAGGCCAGTCTGCGACGCGCCGAGGCCAACCTGAAGCAGGCTTATGTGCGATCGCCCCAGGCCGGTCAGGTGCTGAAGATTCACACCCGATCGGGGGAACTGGTCAGCCCAGACGGCATTGTTGAGATCGGCCAGACCCATCGCATGGTGGCCGTCGCCGAAGTATATGAGAGCGATGTCGCCCAGGTGCGTCGGGGGCAACGGGTGCGCGTCACCAGTGACGCCACGACTGGAGAACTGCATGGGACCGTGGAGCGCATTGGCCTCCGGGTACTGCGGCAAAACGTAATCAATACGGATCCCTCAGCCAATGTGGATGCCCGGGTCGTCGAAGTGCGGGTGACGCTGGATGAAGCCTCCAGCCGTAAGGTGGCTGGGTTAACCAATTTGCAAGTCAAGGTGGTGATTGAACAGTGA
- the devC gene encoding ABC transporter permease DevC → MSPILERIRRRTPLGWLQLNHQKGRLLVALAGIAFADVLIFMQLGFQGALYDSNTRLHRSLDTDIVLISPQARNLVNMSTFPRRRLFQAENVSGVAYADPLYTAFANWKNPQTHKETAILVIGFNPNRPAFNLPEVNRYEDEIKLPDRVVFDRASRGEYTQALSQLDQGQTVTTELERRTIYLIGTFRVGASFATDGTLMTSDQNFLRLFPRRKAESVSVGLVRVKPGFDPQQVATILKQTLPNDVLVLTLPEFVEFEKEYWSKNTAIGFVFGLGTAMGFVVGVIIVYQVLSTDVNAHMAEYATFKAMGFRTVYLLGIVFEEAVILAILGFLPGVGASLGLYHLTRNATNLPIVMTVFRATEVLVLTIVMCLISGTIATRRLRSADPAEIF, encoded by the coding sequence GTGAGTCCCATCCTAGAACGGATTCGTCGCCGTACCCCCCTGGGTTGGCTCCAACTCAACCATCAGAAGGGACGCCTCCTGGTGGCCCTAGCCGGGATTGCCTTTGCCGATGTATTGATTTTCATGCAGTTGGGCTTCCAGGGTGCCCTGTATGACAGCAACACCCGCCTCCACCGCAGCCTGGACACCGATATTGTTTTAATCAGCCCTCAGGCCCGCAACCTGGTGAATATGTCCACCTTTCCCCGGCGTCGGCTCTTCCAGGCCGAGAATGTCTCCGGTGTCGCCTATGCCGATCCCCTCTATACCGCTTTTGCCAACTGGAAAAATCCCCAAACCCACAAGGAAACAGCCATTCTGGTGATTGGTTTTAATCCCAACCGACCAGCGTTCAACCTGCCAGAGGTAAATCGCTACGAGGATGAGATCAAGCTGCCCGATCGGGTGGTCTTCGATCGGGCCTCCCGAGGAGAGTACACTCAGGCCCTCAGCCAACTGGACCAGGGACAGACCGTCACCACGGAGCTGGAACGACGCACCATCTACCTGATTGGCACCTTTAGAGTCGGGGCTTCCTTTGCGACCGATGGCACATTGATGACCAGTGATCAGAACTTCCTGCGGCTGTTCCCACGACGCAAAGCAGAAAGCGTGAGCGTGGGGCTGGTGCGGGTCAAGCCAGGGTTTGATCCTCAACAGGTCGCCACCATTCTGAAACAAACCTTGCCGAACGATGTGTTGGTGTTGACGCTACCAGAATTTGTGGAATTTGAGAAAGAGTACTGGTCCAAGAACACGGCGATCGGCTTTGTGTTTGGCCTCGGTACGGCCATGGGCTTTGTGGTAGGGGTGATCATCGTCTACCAGGTCCTCTCTACCGATGTGAATGCCCACATGGCCGAATACGCCACCTTTAAGGCCATGGGTTTTCGGACGGTCTATCTACTAGGCATCGTGTTTGAGGAGGCGGTCATTCTGGCCATTCTGGGGTTTTTGCCGGGGGTAGGGGCCTCCCTGGGGTTGTATCACCTGACCCGCAATGCCACCAATTTGCCGATCGTGATGACGGTTTTTCGGGCGACGGAAGTACTGGTGCTGACGATCGTCATGTGTCTGATTTCGGGGACGATCGCGACTCGGCGACTGCGATCGGCGGATCCGGCGGAAATTTTTTGA
- a CDS encoding DevA family ABC transporter ATP-binding protein: protein MVRNAVELTPDALLAGPVAAHPVITVRHLDHYFGQGQLRKQVLFNINLEIQAGEIVIMTGPSGSGKTTLLTLAGALRSAQSSPKEADQRASLQVLGRELCGANSEQLVQARRNNGYIFQAHNLHSSLTALQNVQMGLEVHGKLTKSEVKQRATEMLQLVGLGERLTYYPEDLSGGQKQRVAIARALVSHPKIVLADEPTAALDSKSGRDVVNLMQRLAKEQGCTILMVTHDNRILDIADRIVHMEDGQLATAHAEAVH, encoded by the coding sequence ATGGTTCGTAATGCTGTTGAATTGACGCCTGATGCTCTGCTGGCGGGTCCGGTTGCGGCGCATCCGGTGATTACGGTGCGTCACCTGGATCATTATTTTGGGCAGGGACAACTGCGGAAACAGGTGCTGTTTAACATCAATCTGGAGATCCAGGCCGGGGAGATTGTGATCATGACGGGGCCTTCCGGGTCGGGCAAGACAACCCTGCTGACCCTGGCGGGGGCGTTACGATCGGCCCAATCCTCTCCCAAAGAGGCTGATCAGCGAGCCAGCTTGCAGGTACTGGGACGAGAATTATGTGGGGCCAATTCAGAACAACTGGTCCAGGCTCGTCGCAATAATGGCTATATCTTCCAGGCTCATAACTTACACAGCAGTTTGACCGCCCTGCAAAATGTGCAGATGGGGCTGGAGGTGCATGGCAAGCTTACGAAATCGGAAGTCAAGCAGCGGGCGACGGAGATGCTACAACTGGTGGGGCTAGGAGAACGCCTGACCTACTACCCTGAGGATCTGTCCGGAGGCCAGAAGCAGCGGGTGGCGATCGCACGAGCACTAGTCAGCCATCCCAAGATTGTCCTCGCAGACGAGCCCACGGCAGCCCTGGACAGCAAGTCAGGTAGGGATGTGGTCAACTTGATGCAACGGCTGGCGAAAGAGCAGGGCTGTACCATTTTGATGGTGACCCATGACAACCGAATTCTGGATATTGCCGATCGCATCGTTCACATGGAGGATGGTCAGTTGGCCACTGCCCATGCTGAGGCGGTGCATTAA